From the genome of Drosophila melanogaster chromosome 2L, one region includes:
- the Mst36Fa gene encoding Male-specific transcript 36Fa, with translation MPHKKTKHLKAVVPGMVSLEGEQFDSWEIPFPLPEQEDPSMCRDEFLKDLIREHESRVASLVVRSTVRDVSIVKRPVELQDTDVKEAEAMVVLQMAQKRQRTSVRRTMEEVIASIRLRSTIIADLIRQVQKAAIEFLSVRLLRQLRLFSMPWPGDLEETPNNLFSWSLDDFLLRLDVKQIYLDVLNRERSVKDLDCVKFCKDLSEIEHLIHEIRRDFRDDVDLCENSLHLLKNAQYHMNAPWVKSLNDNIENLASSASVALLNEQSGSLTSLRRNSSAMIVFERKSALNPIETRYQINWFKSCTDQRLTRMNERNVEIKRELQDLEVQAVQDEKVQYSSGLMYELEVGKLRESIRNWQDRLDTDLEHADVMCTVSRLALQKLKDDLKFYMEQKDMYLQRIKEVQALIDQERMIREERELAALKRMSRGSLRKSVPKSTKNFQKKSKGKSEKKSELKSEIKSDTKPEMKTERKSDMKAERKSKTMAEKSQRKSTNSKME, from the exons ATGCCCCATAAAAAGACGAAGCATTTGAAAGCCGTGGTACCTGGCATGGTTAGTCTCGAAGGAGAGCAATTTGACTCTTGGGAAATTCCCTTTCCCTTGCCGGAGCAAGAAGATCCATCAATGTGCCGAGATGAGTTTCTCAAGGATCTGATAAGGGAGCACGAGTCCCGAGTGGCCTCATTAGTGGTTAGATCTACAGTGCGGGACGTTTCGATAGTCAAGCGGCCAGTGGAGCTCCAAGACACAGATGTAAAGGAAGCCGAGGCTATGGTGGTGCTGCAGATGGCCCAAAAGCGCCAAAGAACGTCCGTAAGGAGAACAATGGAGGAAGTCATAGCCAGCATAAGATTGAGGTCCACCATAATAGCAGATCTCATTCGCCAAGTCCAAAAGGCGGCCATCGAATTCCTATCGGTTCGTCTGCTCAGACAGTTGCGACTCTTCTCGATGCCCTGGCCAGGCGATCTGGAGGAGACCCCAAACAATCTGTTCAGCTGGTCGTTGGATGACTTCTTATTGCGACTGGACGTAAAGCAGATCTACCTTGATGTCCTCAATCGGGAGCGAAGTGTCAAGGATCTTGATTGCGTTAAGTTCTGCAAGGATCTCAGCGAGATCGAACACCTTATACACGAAATTAGAAGAGATTTTCGAGACGACGTAGACCTCTGCGAAAATAGCCTACATTTGTTAAA AAATGCCCAATACCACATGAATGCCCCTTGGGTAAAGAGCCTTAATGATAATATCGAAAATCTGGCATCCAGTGCGTCAGTCGCTTTGCTCAATGAGCAAAGTGGCTCCTTGACGTCGTTACGTCGTAACTCATCGGCAATGATAGTGTTCGAAAGGAAATCAG CCCTGAACCCGATTGAAACGCGATATCAAATCAACTGGTTTAAAAGCTGTACGGATCAGCGTCTGACCCGGATGAACGAAAGAAATGTGGAGATAAAAAGAGAGCTACAAGACCTGGAGGTACAAGCAGTGCAGGATGAAAAGGTGCAGTATTCCTCCGGACTCATGTATGAGTTGGAGGTGGGAAAGCTTAGGGAAAGCATTCGAAATTGGCAGGACCGACTTGATACCGATTTGGAACACGCCGACGTCATGTGCACCGTATCAAGGCTTGCACTGCAAAAGCTTAAGGACGACCTAAAGTTTTACATGGAACAGAAGGATATGTATCTTCAGCGAATCAAAGAAGTGCAAGCACTCATAGATCAGGAAAGGATGATTCGCGAAGAAAGG GAATTAGCCGCCTTAAAACGAATGTCGAGGGGGTCTTTAAGAAAATCTGTACCAAAGTCTACAAAAAACTTTCAAAAGAAGTCTAAAGGGAAGTCTGAAAAGAAGTCTGAACTGAAGTCTGAAATCAAGTCCGATACAAAGCCTGAAATGAAGACGGAAAGGAAATCTGACATGAAAGCTGAAAGAAAATCCAAAACGATGGCGGAAAAATCTCAAAGAAAATCCACAAATTCTAAAATGGAATAG
- the CG31751 gene encoding uncharacterized protein, isoform A: MEQWNNVELTNMSKKSYTLNHAYDAAEKLNKENTAKSSNGNGTSADESTAADGDLLKPGSDVRPKVEPEDVESLLRRLYGITISEVKEIVAYDDRNFFVKEDSNVKNPLIVTHCPHGYVLKILNSLDSKKEDFVDAQNQMLLYLGKHSVKCPRPVANATGKYYSVERLNGNSNVVRLLEFIPGEIFHQVPVTKHLLYRSGEYLARLDRALKNFTHQAYESHKTLWMLQSVPELRQFLYVVKDQEQRLICDEVIDAFEAKVLSQLPSMEHQIIHGDFNEQNIVVEQVPNQTEYTIKGVIDFGDTSKSPLIFEIGIALTYMILQANDLANGGIFLSGYTSLNPIENSELALLKYCVTARFVQSLVMGLYTHTLHPTNEYLLVTQEKGWKLLQKLWRESFDDIDELWASTGHQYLTQSNK; the protein is encoded by the exons atggagcAGTGGAACAATGTGGAGCTGACGAACATGTCCAAAAAGTCGTATACCCTGAATCATGCCTACGATGCCGCCGAGAAGTTGAACAAGGAAAACACGGCAAAGTCCTCGAATGGCAATGGCACCAGTGCCGATGAATCAACAGCTGCAGATGGCGATCTCCTCAAGCCAGGATCGGACGTGCGCCCAAAAGTGGAGCCCGAGGACGTGGAGAGCCTGCTGCGTCGCCTCTACGGGATCACGATAAGCGAGGTTAAGGAAATCGTCGCCTACGACGATCGCAACTTCTTTGTCAAGGAGGATAG TAATGTTAAGAACCCCCTCATTGTAACCCACTGTCCACACGGATACGTCCTGAAAATCCTCAACTCACTGGACTCTAAGAAAGAGGACTTCGTGGATGCCCAAAACCAGATGCTGCTTTACTTGG GAAAACACAGTGTGAAATGCCCACGACCAGTAGCCAATGCAACAGGAAAGTATTACTCTGTGGAACGGCTGAATGGGAATTCGAATGTGGTGCGACTGCTGGAATTTATACCGGGAGAAATCTTCCACCAGGTGCCGGTGACGAAGCACCTGCTCTACCGCAGCGGCGAATACTTGGCCAGGTTGGATCGAGCCCTCAAGAACTTCACCCACCAGGCATATGAAAGCCACAAGACCTTGTGGATGCTTCAGAGTGTTCCCGAGCTTAGGCAATTCCTGTACGTGGTGAAGGATCAGGAGCAGCGGCTTATCTGCGACGAGGTGATCGATGCCTTTGAAGCCAAGGTTCTGAGCCAACTGCCATCCATGGAGCACCAGATCATCCATGGGGACTTCAACGAACAAAATATAGTGGTGGAGCAGGTGCCCAATCAAACTGAATATACCATCAAGGGAGTTATTGATTTCGGTGATACGAGCAAATCGCCACTGATCTTCGAAATTGGAATTGCCCTCACTTATATGATACTGCAGGCCAACGATTTGGCCAATGGTGGCATATTTCTGTCCGGTTATACCAGTCTGAACCCAATTGAGAATTCCGAGCTGGCCCTTCTCAAGTACTGTGTTACTGCCCGATTTGTTCAGAGCCTGGTAATGGGACTCTACACCCACACGCTGCATCCCACAAATGAGTACCTCCTGGTGACCCAGGAAAAGGGATGGAAGCTCCTTCAGAAGCTGTGGCGCGAGAGCTTTGACGATATTGATGAGCTGTGGGCAAGCACTGGACACCAGTACTTGACGCAgagcaataaataa
- the tos gene encoding tosca has product MGITGLIPFVGKASSQLHLKDIRGSTVAVDTYCWLHKGVFGCAEKLARGEDTDVYIQYCLKYVNMLLSYDIKPILVFDGQHLPAKALTEKRRRDSRKQSKERAAELLRLGRIEEARSHMRRCVDVTHDMALRLIRECRSRNVDCIVAPYEADAQMAWLNRADVAQYIITEDSDLTLFGAKNIIFKLDLNGSGLLVEAEKLHLAMGCTEEKYHFDKFRRMCILSGCDYLDSLPGIGLAKACKFILKTEQEDMRIALKKIPSYLNMRNLEVDDDYIENFMKAEATFRHMFIYNPLERRMQRLCALEDYETDERYCSNAGTLLEDSEQALHLALGNLNPFSMKRLDSWTPEKAWPTPKNVKRSKHKSIWQTNFQSENTHTPKKENPCALFFKKVDFVGKTLNEEIEANQRLEQAKQTEAELFNMYSFKAKRRRSPSREDSVDQERTPPPSPVHKSRHNPFAKERTGEEANQRSPVVCENASLLRLLSPKKASPLDGEAGVKKVDSLKRSIFAKEQVQIRSRFFATQDEQTRLQREHLRDTENDDMDEQKLSSHSGHKKLRLVCKDIPGKNPIRQRCSSQISDGETDTDTTASSLLESQDKGVPSPLESQEDLNNSQPQIPTEGNTNSTTIRIKSLDLLLENSPEPTQESDRNNNDAIILLSDDSCSSDQRASSTSSSSQQRQNFLPTSKRRVGLSKPSTAKKGTPKSRTNGKLGAVSQNQTKLSMFGFQTKPVLK; this is encoded by the exons ATGGGCATTACCGGCCTAATTCCCTTCGTGGGCAAGGCCTCCTCGCAGCTGCATCTAAAAGACATTCGCGGCAGCACAGTGGCCGTGGACACATATTGCTGGCTACACAAGGGAGTCTTCGGCTGTGCGGAGAAGTTGGCCCGCGGCGAGGATACGGATGTTTATATACAATACTGCTTGAAGTATGTGAACATGCTGCTGTCCTACGACATCAAGCCCATTCTGGTCTTCGATGGGCAGCACTTGCCGGCCAAGGCTTTGACCGAAAAGCGGAGAAGGGACTCCAGGAAGCAGAGCAAAGAGCGGGCGGCGGAACTCCTTCGATTGGGTCGCATCGAGGAGGCCCGATCCCATATGCGACGCTGCGTGGATGTCACCCACGACATGGCGTTGCGGTTGATCCGGGAATGCCGGAGCCGGAATGTTGACTGCATTGTGGCGCCCTACGAGGCCGATGCCCAAATGGCCTGGCTGAATAGAGCAGATGTGGCCCAGTACATCATCACCGAGGACTCGGACTTAACGCTTTTTGGAGCCAAGAACATCATATTCAAGCTGGACCTCAACGGCAGCGGCCTGCTGGTGGAGGCGGAAAAACTTCACCTGGCCATGGGCTGCACGGAGGAGAAGTACCACTTTGACAAGTTCCGGCGCATGTGCATCCTATCCGGCTGTGATTACCTGGACTCACTGCCTGGCATCGGACTGGCCAAGGCGTGCAAATTTATACTAAAAACGGAACAGGAAGACATGCGAATAGCATTAAAAAAGATTCCAAGTTACCTCAATATGCGCAATCTTGAG GTAGATGACGACTATATTGAAAACTTCATGAAAGCGGAGGCCACCTTCAGGCACATGTTTATCTACAACCCGCTAGAGCGTCGCATGCAGCGGTTGTGTGCCCTCGAAGATTATGAAACTGATGAGCGCTACTGCAGCAATGCTGGCACCTTGCTGGAGGATAGCGAGCAGGCTTTGCACTTGGCCCTAGGCAACTTGAACCCCTTCTCTATGAAGCGACTGGACTCTTGGACACCGGAAAAGGCATGGCCAACGCCGAAGAACGTGAAACGATCCAAGCACAAAAGTATTTGGCAAACGAATTTTCAAAGCGAAAACACTCACACGCCGAAGAAAGAAAATCCGTGTGCCTTGTTCTTCAAAAAAGTGGATTTTGTGGGCAAAACTCTAAACGAGGAAATCGAAGCTAATCAGCGACTGGAACAGGCTAAACAAACGGAGGCCGAGTTGTTTAACATGTACAGTTTCAAAGCCAAAAGGAGGAGAAGTCCGAGCAGGGAAGATTCTGTAGATCAAGAACGTACACCTCCTCCGTCGCCGGTGCACAAAAGTCGGCACAATCCATTTGCCAAGGAAAGGACTGGAGAAGAAGCTAATCAGCGATCCCCAGTAGTTTGTGAGAATGCCTCTTTGCTGCGTTTGCTTAGTCCGAAAAAGGCAAGTCCGTTGGATGGAGAAGCTGGTGTAAAAAAGGTTGATTCGCTTAAAAGAAGCATATTCGCCAAGGAACAAGTTCAGATCCGAAGTCGCTTCTTCGCCACGCAGGATGAACAGACAAGGCTTCAAAGGGAGCACTTAAGAGATACGGAAAATGACGATATGGATGAGCAGAAGCTGAGCTCTCACTCAGGCCATAAGAAACTAAGACTAGTATGTAAAGACATTCCAGGGAAGAACCCAATAAGACAACGTTGTAGTTCACAAATCAGTGACGGTgaaacagatacagataccacAGCCTCTTCTCTTTTGGAATCACAAGATAAAGGTGTTCCTTCGCCTTTAGAATCCCAAGAAGATCTCAACAACTCTCAACCCCAAATACCAACTGAAGGCAATACCAATTCAACAACTATTCGCATTAAGTCACTGGATTTACTTCTGGAAAACTCTCCGGAACCCACTCAGGAATCCGACAGGAACAATAATGATGCCATCATTCTGCTATCGGACGACAGCTGTAGCTCGGATCAGAGAGCATCATCTACCTCATCCTCCAGCCAGCAACGCCAGAACTTTTTGCCAACCAGCAAACGAAGAGTGGGGCTGAGTAAACCCTCCACTGCCAAGAAGGGCACTCCTAAATCTAGGACGAATGGAAAACTGGGTGCCGTGAGCCAGAATCAAACCAAGCTCAGCATGTTTGGCTTCCAGACGAAACCTGTCCTCAAATAG
- the msl-1 gene encoding male-specific lethal 1, isoform B: MDKRFKWPPKKRANYLESPYPHIPSRGRQRNLHGHPNQTQHLHQHPGKIYERQQYGNGRGGHGGGNNNYRKLLHSLPAEHGGGAMAPPSSGGTVCAGADMVKLISENNNLRRMVMLNLNLMQEQTDSIAAKDKELDDQSAKMSVVKAQNEELKQAVAQLEAANQELCKQLRRKNQRRNDNDDDDDDPPLPPAAPQQKLIRCHAETQTVFREREQGTQTIDAQPQFANALPRGINMKESPALDHHAGAVTNQPASKRSESKGRGEFNGKKVSTFILQRMNQDFEHHIHEQTEVAEEHEMEAHKEQISQEEDQLVAEEDHLHMQEVHTEEVVGGDIFHDALESIEMEVVTEELVDMEEHGQSVDANGHIEEDDDEDDEDDENSDKDDDSEEDDYPWMHSDADVNARTEEELWQNQNYLLELDPTEEKTCAPSAHSTPNHQQKSSTQAEIRKEGNQNRITEKLLQLKPEPMVDALEAPILPKWVAFKKKDKEHESVPESPEVPKQQPHQEDAIVDHNAIKNQLEVPKPDLKPKDQPKDEQRQDGQLDVRVEPQEDVRKVQKETLKRQPEDAPKHLPKAVAPKVTKTSSRESTLPKANTADIKDAPAQKVIANHQSTKTQTDPVKTQRLQVKIRQYEMHPDMRTGSSAPSDIRKQKNVDPVSTPETKTIKSKSMLVNDKKTTSETSQSPDQEIDVETVRRKLAEHLKKELLSQSHSSQVTLKKIRERVATNLIYPPPSAPVSSTTITPAPTPSTTPTPGSTPQHAVTSSMDQEISAAKSKSKAAEQIATPLTPQSNSSVSSTTSTIRKTLNNCSPHTYSKATARSGKLQSRFRTATFPYSTRTWEDQEFHCDNEFFLEEADELLADNPSLEIPKWRDVPVPPSSDKIDTELLSDATFERRHQKYVKDEVDRKCRDARYMKEQIRLEQLRMRRNQDEVLVALDPLRASTFYPLPEDIEAIQFVNEVTVQAFGENVVNMEARDDFGVPWVDAIEAPTSIARSKALAEPVATLASKKIPTTAAEARHQENHSSYVFPKRRKRQKNR, from the exons ATGGACAAGCGATTCAAGTGGCCGCCCAAAAAGCGGGCCAACTACTTGGAATCGCCCTATCCCCACATACCGTCGCGTGGCCGCCAAAGGAATCTGCACGGCCATCCCAATCAGACGCAGCATCTTCATCAGCATCCCGGGAAGATCTATGAGCGCCAGCAATATGGCAATGGTCGTGGAGGACATGGCGGGGGTAATAACAACTACCGAAAGCTTTTGCATTCGCTGCCAGCTGAGCATGGTGGCGGAGCCATGGCTCCTCCTTCCTCCGGCGGAACCGTGTGTGCCGGCGCCGATATGGTCAAGCTCATCTCGGAGAACAACAACCTGAGGCGCATGGTTATGTTGAACTTAAACCTGATGCAGGAGCAGACGGACAGCATAGCGGCCAAGGACAAGGAGCTGGACGACCAAAGCGCTAAGATGAGCGTGGTGAAGGCGCAGAATGAGGAATTAAAGCAGGCCGTTGCTCAGTTGGAGGCCGCCAACCAGGAACTATGCAAACAGCTGCGGCGAAAGAACCAGCGAAGGAACGAcaatgacgacgacgacgatgatccCCCACTGCCACCTGCTGCCCCGCAGCAGAAGTTGATACGTTGTCATGCTGAGACGCAAACTGTGTTTCGGGAGCGGGAACAGGGCACACAAACGATAGATGCGCAGCCTCAATTCGCGAATGCACTTCCCAGGGGTATCAACATGAAGGAGTCTCCCGCTCTGGACCATCACGCTGGAGCGGTAACGAatcagccagccagcaaacGCTCGGAGAGCAAAGGCCGCGGTGAATTCAACGGTAAAAAGGTGAGCACGTTTATTCTCCAGCGCATGAATCAGGACTTCGAGCACCACATCCACGAGCAAACGGAAGTAGCAGAGGAGCACGAGATGGAGGCACATAAGGAGCAAATATCTCAGGAAGAGGACCAACTGGTCGCTGAGGAAGATCATCTGCATATGCAAGAAGTGCACACCGAGGAAGTCGTTGGAGGCGATATCTTTCATGATGCTTTGGAATCAATTGAAATGGAAGTGGTCACCGAAGAGCTGGTTGATATGGAGGAGCATGGACAGTCCGTGGATGCCAACGGCCATATCGAGGAGGATGATGACGAGGACGACGAAGATGACGAGAATAGTGATAAAGACGATGACAGTGAAGAGGATGATTATCCGTGGATGCATAGCGATGCGGATGTAAACGCCAGAACTGAGGAAGAGCTCTGGCAGAATCAG AATTACCTTTTGGAATTGGACCCGACGGAGGAGAAGACCTGTGCGCCTTCGGCCCATTCAACTCCCAATCACCAGCAGAAGTCTTCGACACAGGCAGAGATAAGGAAAGAAGGAAATCAGAATCGGATAACTGAAAAGTTGTTGCAACTAAAGCCTGAGCCAATGGTAGATGCATTAGAAGCGCCGATTCTCCCGAAGTGGGTGGCTTTTAAGAAAAAGGATAAGGAACATGAATCAGTCCCCGAGTCCCCAGAAGTACCCAAGCAGCAGCCGCATCAGGAAGATGCCATCGTTGATCATAATGCAATAAAGAATCAGTTGGAAGTTCCCAAGCCGGACTTAAAACCGAAGGACCAGCCCAAAGACGAACAGAGGCAGGATGGGCAGCTGGATGTTCGCGTGGAACCACAAGAGGATGTTCGTAAGGTACAGAAGGAAACTCTGAAAAGGCAACCAGAGGATGCACCTAAGCACCTTCCGAAAGCGGTAGCCCCAAAGGTTACGAAAACATCCTCTCGAGAAAGCACGTTGCCCAAGGCAAACACCGCTGACATAAAAGACGCTCCCGCTCAAAAAGTAATAGCCAACCATCAGTCCACCAAGACGCAAACGGATCCTGTAAAAACGCAGCGTTTGCAGGTTAAGATCAGGCAGTATGAAATGCATCCTGACATGAGAACCGGCTCCTCCGCCCCGTCTGATATTCGGAAACAAAAGAACGTTGATCCAGTTTCGACGCCCGAGACGAAAACcattaaaagtaaaagtatgTTGGTCAATGATAAAAAGACCACGTCGGAAACGTCTCAGAGCCCAGATCAAGAAATAGATGTGGAAACAGTTAGAAGAAAACTGGCGGAACATTTAAAAAAGGAGCTCCTAAGCCAGAGTCATTCGTCACAGGTTACGCTCAAGAAAATAAGAGAGAGAGTCGCCACAAATCTAATATATCCACCACCCAGTGCACCAGTATCCTCAACAACAATAACCCCAGCGCCTACGCCGTCAACGACACCAACGCCTGGCTCAACGCCACAGCATGCGGTTACATCCTCAATGGACCAGGAAATATCTGCAGCAAAATCGAAATCCAAGGCAGCTGAACAAATAGCAACTCCTCTGACACCTCAATCTAATAGCAGTGTTAGCAGCACCACTTCGACTATCCGAAAAACGCTAAACAACTGTTCACCCCACACGTACAGCAAGGCAACGGCGAGATCGGGAAAACTGCAGTCCAGATTCCGCACTGCCACGTTTCCGTACAGCACGAGAACGTGGGAGGATCAGGAGTTCCACTGTGACAACGAGTTCTTCCTGGAGGAGGCCGACGAGCTGCTGGCGGATAACCCTAGTCTGGAGATACCCAAGTGGCGGGATGTCCCAGTGCCACCCAGTTCGGATAAAATTGACACAGAATTACTGAGCGATGCGACCTTCGAGCGCCGGCACCAGAAATATGTGAAGGATGAGGTCGATCGAAAGTGTAGGGATGCACGTTATATGAAGGAGCAGATACGGCTTGAACAGCTTCGGATGCGACGGAACCAAGACGAGGTGTTGGTTGCGCTGGATCCTCTGCGCGCCTCCACTTTCTACCCGCTGCCCGAGGACATAGAGGCCATCCAATTCGTCAACGAGGTGACAGTTCAGGCATTCGGCGAAAACGTGGTCAACATGGAGGCGCGGGATGATTTCGGTGTGCCTTGGGTGGATGCAATCGAAGCGCCAACCTCCATAGCCAGGTCCAAGGCACTGGCTGAGCCGGTGGCAACGTTGGCTAGCAAAAAAATACCCACCACTGCTGCCGAGGCGAGGCATCAAGAAAATCACTCCTCCTACGTGTTTCCCAAGCGACGCAAGCGCCAGAAGAATCGTTAG
- the CG10336 gene encoding uncharacterized protein, isoform C, translating into MASLFGDDGVDDLFNDNIPTDPDQLPSDGEGEKLFADDEDNGVEPGSQDAQIVEPKKRAVRNPRPRLTVETLRGPRGIQTIEDYFKDIKFKGKGYEKTDLDEVLRRLQHWGHRMYPTYTFDDVLNNIERLGKKKPLQVHMARYRLGQLEQMRAHEAEALEEAQDEQQEGAGDEPFDEFDALLGEQIAMSRLAPPSPQQWKMSTASSNSTLATPSFSRGNAVMSTPYSGVNATFDRSGASVAPAFDRNGAPLASMDISDYGQPLPPSQPPTPAAKKLSNEQMARIAENRRLAQERLKAKQQQESGSKS; encoded by the coding sequence ATGGCATCCCTGTTCGGAGATGATGGTGTGGATGACCTATTCAATGACAACATTCCGACTGACCCGGATCAGCTGCCCAGCGATGGCGAAGGCGAAAAGCTGTTTGCGGACGACGAGGACAACGGCGTAGAACCTGGTAGCCAGGATGCCCAGATAGTGGAGCCTAAGAAGCGAGCTGTGAGAAATCCCCGACCGCGACTCACTGTGGAAACACTTCGAGGTCCTCGTGGCATCCAGACCATCGAAGATTATTTTAAGGACATCAAATTCAAGGGCAAGGGTTACGAGAAAACCGATCTCGACGAGGTGCTTCGCCGCCTGCAGCACTGGGGCCATCGTATGTATCCCACCTACACCTTTGACGATGTGCTTAACAATATCGAACGGCTGGGCAAGAAGAAACCCCTCCAAGTGCACATGGCGCGATATCGACTCGGTCAGCTGGAGCAGATGCGCGCCCACGAAGCGGAGGCCCTGGAGGAGGCGCAGGATGAGCAACAGGAAGGTGCCGGCGATGAACCCTTTGATGAGTTCGACGCCCTGCTAGGTGAACAGATTGCCATGTCCAGGCTGGCGCCTCCCAGCCCGCAGCAGTGGAAAATGTCTACTGCTTCCAGTAACAGCACGCTGGCTACTCCGTCATTCTCCCGCGGCAATGCTGTAATGTCCACGCCGTACTCCGGTGTAAATGCGACCTTCGACAGAAGTGGAGCTTCTGTGGCTCCGGCCTTCGATCGGAATGGAGCTCCGTTGGCATCGATGGACATCAGCGACTATGGTCAGCCGCTGCCTCCCTCACAGCCTCCCACGCCGGCGGCTAAGAAATTATCCAACGAACAGATGGCCAGGATTGCGGAAAACCGCAGGCTGGCGCAGGAGCGACTTAAggccaagcagcagcaggagagCGGAAGTAAAAGTTAG